DNA sequence from the Candida dubliniensis CD36 chromosome 5, complete sequence genome:
TTTACATTTTATACGATGGATTCACCTGCACCAATAAATtctcattttttttattttttctttgctCTTGTAATTTCTTAACCAATGCACTAATCACCTTATTTTAATTAGCCAAGTTATTaccgttttttttttttttttcttctggtTCGATTAAATAAACTCtgaaattttcatcatttgaatAGTAACTGGGCAATTCTATATCACGGCGTACCTACAACCACCATGCTTTCTAGGTCTACTATCTCTTCTGTAAGACAATTGTCGTCTACATCAGCACTTTTGAACAAACCTACCAAACCAAAAAGCAAGTccccaaaaaagaaactacAAAAAGAGGTGACGTATGGTCCACTTTCAGATGCTCAAAAGGCATATTTGGATAGAGTTATCAGAGTTGACCAGGCTGGTGAATTGGGTGCCAATTATATTTACATGGGACAATACACCGTATTGGCTTCTAAATACCCCCATTTGAAACCGGTATTACACCACATGTGGGAACAAGAAATCCACCACCATAATACTTTTAATGAATTGCAAACCAAACGTCGTGTTAGGCCCAGTTTGTTGACTCCATTATGGAAGTTGGGTGCTATTGGAATGGGTATGGGTACAGCATTGATTGGGAAAGAAGCAGCTATGGCATGCACGGTTGCTGTAGAAACTGTTATTGGAGGTCATTATAACCAACAATTAAGAGTATTGCTGAATCAATATGGTGTACCTATATATGACAAAAAATCAGGGGTTTTACTTAACCCTGATGAAGTTGAGAAACCAGCACAGACTTCTGAAGAATTGACGGAGTTGAAGAATCAAATAAGTGAATTCAGagatgatgaattagaaCATTTGAACACAGCACTTGATCATGATGCTGAAAAGGCTGTTCCTTATATGCTAATAACAGAAggaataaaattgatttgtcGTGGTGCAATCTGGACTGCTGAGAggatttaatttttggCTCCTTTCTGTAGTGCTGACTAGATTAGAAAGACTTTATATGAATTTATGTAAAAgacaatatatattaacCAGTTTTTATGTATAAGGTTTGTAGGTCCTCTTCAGTAACATTTCGTATATGACCGTGTCTTTTATCAGTGTGCACGACCACACgaaaagaagagaaaaaatgTGGGAATGCcagaaatcaaaacaaaaacaaaacaccATCTTATATCTACTAGATCATTTAACCACCAACCGTTTCAATGTCACGTCAAAGTTTTTATGCTGATCATAATTCAGCTAGTCGCCAAATGAAATATAGAAAAGATTTGTTTCCCTTGTTGGATACAAGAGAAATTACTGCATGTCTACTTGAATGTGAATTCAATGTAACTCAAGAACTAATAGTCAAACCAACTGCTGATTTTGTAACTAATTTGTTTGAGCAGTTTCTTGACACTTTTATGGGAATACCACTAGGAACAATAAGGAAGAAAGCCAGTAAGATGTCTTGGATAAATCCTTTAGAATCTGATCAAGCAAACGGCAAATCACAACAATCAACAGAAGACCATAATGATACTCCAGATAATGACAAGACAAAAGATACTTTTCTGGCATTGCAGCTACTCACGCTTCATAGATATCTTgcaattttcttttctacTTGCGGtatcaatgattttgtATTGACTGACATCGCGCGTCCTGATGGATATAGAATTCGAAGAATATTGAGTGCAGtgatcaatttcattcGATTTAGAGAGGATCAATCACCCAAATTTGATCATTTGGCAAATGAATGTGAGGCTACTGCTGACAAGGTTAGTGAAGTTCAAGCGGAGAATACAGCCACTATGCAAAAAATCAATGCCATCAAAGAGAAATTGGAAATAGATTCGGAAAGCGACGAGAGCAATAGAAAGAATTTACAATATATCAATTCATACAATCGAAAATTGGAGAATAAACTAAGAGAACTTAAGGTAATGCAAGAATCATTGACCAAAGAACATGATGATTATAAGCAGGAAAAAGCTTTATTGGCCAAGAAATTATATGATATTAATTTCCTATACAATGAAACTCAAGAACAAGTTGCAAATTTGACCAAATATGCTGAAACAGACTTGTCGATTTTAGTGAAAATAACTGAAGATTTGAGCAATGATCTAACATCGATGCAAACcaattataaaaatttggaaaagaaTTATCAGAATATGGGTATCActattgattcaattcaagttaatgaaataaatttgaaagatttgttgaaattagCAGAAGATATTACTCGAAATGTGGAGAAACGACAAATTGAGGCtaaaattttgaaagatAATCAAGATAATTTGGATGAGTTAACTAGGAAACAGATGGAATTGGAAGGacaaatattaattgttcaaaaccaattgaataaactgaataaaaaatatcaagatTTGATAGTTCAAGCTGAGAAAAAGGAGTCTGCAGTTAAGTTGAAGCTCGAAGAAACCAAGCGAGAGtttaatgatattttgtcagaaaaagaaaagcatAATGAGGAACATAAAAGAATAATGGATCAAATTGTAAAGATTCAACAAGAAACTACTGCTATTCAAGATGCATTTGTAAAAGAGTCTAAAGAAGTTGAAATCAAGTTGATAAATCTAATGTCGATAATCAAGAGATACATGTCGGACTTGAGgaataatatttgattaaGTAATCCTGGATGTGTATGTATGTCTATATGTCTATAATTGAATCATAAATCAAATGTTCACAACTGTTTGTCTTTTCTTTCACTAGTTCGGTTCGTTTTTATTACTCTCCTGGTCTTCGTTCTTCTTGATTTCTACATTTTTGGGTATTCTCTTGTTTGTGGTGAAAAGAGATGTTATAAAGCATAGAATTGCCAACCCAAGGCCCAAATAGAACACATTCTTTAGTGCCTTCATGAGTTGTCTCAATACCAAACTCTTGGCCAGGTTAGGTAGTTCTTGTACGACTTCTGGATTAGAAATAAACTTTGCTGTCGTGTATTTGTTTAAATCTTTATAGTCTTGGGAATCTTCTGATAAATTCGTCATCATTTCACTGACATATTTTTGACCTGTTGtctgataaattaattgtgCCAATGTGActgatattgttgatgcAAAATTCTTAACAAAATCCAGAAACACAGTTACTAGAATAGTAGCTCCTGGAATATCTTTAGATACTGCCAATTGAGCCGACAATAATGAACTTTGAAATTGTAAGCCAATAGAAATACCACTTATAATTAATAGCCCAATACGAATGCCAATGGAAGAATCTtcattcaataataaaaataatccGCATCCCAAAGGTGATAATACTCCAGATGCTAACATGGTAATTTTTACATTTTTCGTgaaatcaatgaaaaaacTGTTTGCCAAAGAAGCTAATGTTACAGAAATAACCATGGGcaacaaatcaattccTGATTGCAAACTACCAGCATTGAATATCACTTGGAAATAAACTGCCAAATATGTCAAATTACTAATGAAAAAAGCAAAGTTAAACATTCCACTTAAACAAGCCAGTAGTACTCTCCAATCAACTATCAATGCTGTCAAAATAATAGGGTTTGCTGAATACCTAAAATTCCAAACGAtgaacaataacaacataCCTCCTCCTACCGTGAATAAAGCAATAATTGAACCTGAATTCCAGGAATAATTTGTACCACCAAATGTTAAAGCTAGTAATACCAATACTAATCCAGAAgtcaacaaaacaaacccaataaaatcaattttcagTAATTTTTCACGAATATTTCCCTGTGGTCTTGGAGGATGGAAACCAAACATTAAAATAGCCAATGCTGCTCCTCCAAGTGGTAGATTTATATAGAAACACCATCGCCAAGTTATCTTCTCCAATGCACCACCAATTATAGGACCAAGAACACTAGATGTAGAATAAACAACAGAAATCAGGGCAAATACCAAAGACCTTCTATTCATGGGTACAACTTCTGTTAATATAACCATAACTATAGCTTGAATAGATCCACCTCCAATACCTTGAATGACTCTACCACCAATCAATAAGCTCATGGAATTGCTTATACCAGAAATCAATGAACCtatttcaaatattataatCCCAGCAACTAATGTCCATTTACGACCAAATGCGATACTTATATTACCATAAGATGGAACAAGACATGCCATGGGTAACATGAATCCTGAAGTAAGCcaaccaattttttcaaatgcaTTGAATTTATTCCCTACAGTAGTTAAGATTGTGGAAACAATGGTTTGGTCTAAAGCTACaagaaataatgatataatACAAGATGAAATGGTCAAGAATAATGGGAATCCCGTGAGATATTGTTCGTGAGCTTTAGTTCCATCTCCGGCATCTGCCTCGATATATTGTTGACTATTTGCTTCTTCGTGATTACTTTCCAGTAAAGTTTGGTTTTCAAATGGCGGGTAGCTGCAGATTTCTTTATCAACGTGCCTATTGGTAATGCCATTATCAGCATAACTGGAGAAATCTGGAGAATATGTGTTTGTCTCGGGTGAAGTTATTTCATCTTGATCATGTGATAAGGAAGCAGTTTGTTCGGGAGTTTTCCATAGCTTAGTTGTATGGGAGGATGACAGACATAGCATTCGTTGTCCCATAGTAATGTGTAAAAAAGTCCTTTGAGATTCTTTCAGATATTGATAGCCCTAACTCTCTTGTTGTTAAAATCAGAAGAGAGAATCACAAGATGGCACTAGTTATAACTCTCACAAGTAATAAATTCTCGTATagaataattttatttatatagaACACGTAATTGCAACTAGTGAGTAGCTATTGTTTTGCATGAGGAAAAGTTAAACACCgttgaatatttttttgggtgGGGAATGTTTCAAAAGTTGGAATAAACTGTCAATCATTGACAAGATTGTTGTTAGATCTGCATTGAAACAAAGAGAAAATTCTGTCTCTCTGCTTATTGTGgtggtgttttttttgctgcaagttttctttttttttggtggaCCTCCGCCGTTCGCAGTTCGCGGTGCACCTGGTACGTTAGTGTTAGTTTATTGGCTGGAAATCGTATAGAAAGCTCCCATAGAAACGAATCAAGTGTCTTCCTCCAACGAATGGATATTCATAgtttattcttgttttattCTCTTTATACTCTATATTACTACCCATCTATAAAATCTGTGTTAAAAATGATCTTACTATAAACTTCataattttccaaaaacaaatttgaactgaaaatcaaattcagtGATAAATAAATCCCAACAAAATTATCCAGAATTTgcattaataattttgcaatttttaaaatcacTCGAGAATCTAAATTTGGATTCATTTCAagataaatttttcttaaATATCGACAATTATCTAAAAATACGTTAGataaatcattcaaatcatttttatttaaaatcaatgtGTTTATAGAACTTGGTAAATTTAAActgtttttagttttacCACCACAATTAGTAGcagtagtggtggtggtgatggtatTATTGCTTTCGTTAGTGATTTGATTCTGttctaaattcaaatattccAAATGCCTAAATTCATTGAAATTACCATTAATgtatttcaatttcatatttttcaattccaattgttcAAGATTCTGTGAAGGgatattattcaaattaaaataattgaCTGATCCTCCACTTAAACTTAAACTGGTTAGACTCTTACAATTCtgtaaatttaaattatttataatatgTTGATTAAAATTTCCAGCAATGGTGAGTCGTTCAATCGTTGAAGGGattttaattaaacaatCTTTTGTAAAAGTCAagtttaataatgaaagtTGAGTCAATTGTAGATTTGATacattttggaaaaaatttCGGAAAGTTACAATTTTCCCATAATATGGATGATGTATTTGAAGACTTTGTAAATTTGCTGGTAATTGGAAATTATCCgataatttatcaacttgTATTGATAATTGTAAATAACGGAGTTTGGTTGGGAATTTAAACAACTCGTTCAGATATCGGCCATTTTTAACAAGCATCAAGTTTAATTGCATCAACCGTATATTGTTGtctttgatttcaaattgattaattaaattgCTTTGTAAATGTAATATTTCTAACCCCGAAGGGATATCATtctcaatatcaataaatctttcaaatcTATTCCTCagtaaattcaaatctcttaaatatttcaaattgtaaAGATTAGTCCCATGTATATGTTgtaattgatttcttgaCAAATCCAAGAAACTCAATTTTTCAGGAAATTTCATTCCTTCTAAGGAATCAAGCATCATGTTGCTTAAAGTAAGTCTATATAAAGTCAAGTTAGGTAATGTCATGTTGAAATTACTACTAGGGACAACTCCTGGTAATTTTCtaattatcaattcatttaaagTGTCAGGGATCTTAATCgatttggaaattttcACATAGGGAATATTTTCTAAAATCAATACTTTTAAGTTGTCGGGGATTTGGAAtctttcatcaattttaagaAATATCATATTGGCTGTTGTAGTTTCTCTGACCAACCTTgatgaatcaaaatttaaaaccatttgattttgaaaatatgaCAAGTTAGGAACAACAGTATCAAATTTGTAgattaatttcttcaatccACTGGGGAATCTAGTATCaaaaaatgtaaacaatttaggaaaatcaataatttccaaATGTGTTAAACATTTCAagtttgaaatattttgcAAACTAACAATATTTAAACATCTTAAACATACTTTTTCAATAGATTCAGGCAATTGCAAATCTTGCATTGATGTCAATTGTGAAGTActtaattttaaattccCTTTATAATTCAACAGttttaaaaacaataaagatTGAAAATTCACCAGACGCAAACTGCGTTGTCCTTCAACTATTGTTAAATGAGTTAAATTGATAGGGAATTTCACACCCAGTGAGGGGATAGAAGAAGGTAGTTTAAACTCTAGTAATTTCAAATCCTTAATACTTTCAGGGAGTAATTCCATATAtctcaaatcaaattgattaatttccAATATTTGAATGTTTGAGTGTACCAAGTTTAATTTATCACccaatatattcaattccGTTATTTGATAAGGGATTTCTTGTATTGGTTGAGAAAAActtgaagaaaaagtcACTTTAACAACATTCCTAGTATTAATTAACTCTAGATTATCCACTAGTTCAAGTTTATAAGGTGAACACCAATGGTTATTCTCTACTACTTTGTTTATGCCtctattgttgttaagAATCAATCGTTGAGGAGAATAATTGTGTAACTTTTGGAATTTCATGAATGCTGTTATAGTTTTgaatagttttatttttggattAGGTTTGAAATCTGTTGCCCTACtatcaattaaacaaatggGATATAAATAACTTGTGacatattgatttaaaaatggaACGGTGATTAGTTCAAGCAAGATATTCTGAGATAAGTATTGTAATATCTGGTATATTATCTCTGAAGGTAAGTGGATTATAAACAGCAATTCTTGCATGATGGATAGTTAGTAATGCAAAGCTGGAATCTAGAGCAACTGGGATAAATAATTGTTATATTCTGAACTTTGTTGATGTGGTGAAACGAAATGTGGAGGTGGGATTATTCTTGTCTAATCTGAACTTTGTGTGACAGTATGCGATAAAAGATAAGAGCGGAGAGAGAAAGTGAGACACACATAAAGtgtaccaccaccaccttttttttttttttttttttcgtgGCGCACATCCACTCCTCCCCTCTTAGTACTCCTTGTTTGCACCACACCCAACCATCCTTTCCTCGTTTTATTCTTCCCTTATTGGTTACAATTACTTACAAGCATATCAAAATATcatgataaataaataaatatacatttgaattaataaattaataaacaattacaTAAATACATACATAACGTCTTTCCGTTTgttaaataattaaaaattaaaaaaaggATTATTGAAGGATGTTTGATTTACCAGTTCCTATTTGGAGATGCTTTGTCTTCGTTTTCTAAAAAgagtcaaaaaaaaaagtggtATTTTCTGTAATATATTCTTAAACAAGTTATCACTTTTTCACATTGGCGGTCCTTTCTTAAGAAATTCCATCAAATCCAATTctccatcatcatctgCTTTGTCGCTATTACTACCCACAGTAGGTAATTCATCGATATCATTAGATCTTTCTCTGTCAATTGGTGTAACTGTACTTGACGTTGGCGAACTGACAATCTCATAAGgtttattcaatattgTATTAGCGCCCATGGCAAAACTCgaatttcttcttccacCCAATGACCTGACAGGATCATTAAAACTGTCATTACTAGGTTGCCTAACATTTCTGCCAGTTCCCTGTAATCCAATAACTGTACTACTCTTTcttgatgataaatttgatgtTCTGGTACCAAATGAAAATCTACCGAAATTAGGTTTAAACCCAGGAACGTCTTTAGTATCCCATGAAAAAACATTAGGTGATCCGCTACCACTGTGTAaaatattggaaaaatCATGAGCATTAGTTGGTTCTGTCCAATTGATCCCTGCACCCATGGACATTGGACTACTATCGTTAGTATTACTTAAGGTTGAACCTCCATGATTGCCGCCACTGCCATCACCATATTTCTCAGCAATGTTACTGGGGAAAGATAAATCCTGTCTATCACGAGTAACTTCTTGCACAAGTTTATCCAACTTTCTCGAATCCATCAATTTGTGTTTAATATATCGATCTTGGGATTTGGCAATATTCTTTTCTGTAggcaattgataaaatggGAATCGATACTTGTTCATAAATTGTCTCCATGGTTTATATATGTTTATATTAACGAGACCTGAACTGGCACTAAGGGAGTTTTTGGCAATTCTTTTACTTGCAGTGGCTACTGATTGAGCAGATTCGGCACCTTCACTATATTTCCGTTGCTCTAAATTATTGACAATGATATTATCCACTCGTTGACGGTTTTCCTTTTCGAAATTCTTCATTGCAGTATTTCTCCAAGGTCTTTCACgataaaagaaaaccaaTGTATCAACAAACCCATTTAAAGGCTGACTAAAGGCACCCAAAACATTGAGCCAATACACTGCATGGTGATCTTCTTCATAATTAAATTGAGTAGCTTGTAAAATAAATGGGAAAAGCCACACAAGACAGTAGGCAAAGGGATAAATGAAAATCGATTTCATTTGCTTTTGTATTATTCTTTGTCGTCTTCGGAAATTCTCCAAATTAGCTTGCTGAATGTCGGAATTGTGTTGACGATACAGATTTCGActattttgtttgtttagttCAATATCCTGATAATCTACTGATTCATCCTCCAATGCTTCTGCTAATTCTTCTGAATCATcgtcattatcatcatcatcattatcattatcattggTAATTTCACCGATTCCATTTTGGCGCGGACTAGTTATTTCGCCAGTCCCATTATGACTATGACTATGCCTCAGGGAAATTGGAGCAAGCGTATCGCTTGGCATACTGGGAAACCATTGATCTTTCATTGAcataaagaaatatttcaaCGATGAGAAAAAAGTGGGGTTACTATTACTGGCAAGATGATGGTTACCAGCACCACCATTACCTGCAGCATTCTTAAACACTCCACCTAAAGTTTTAAATTCACTGATGACCCGGAAATAAATTAATCCATAAATGGCAAAAATCCCCACCACAATGCAGTATCGAGGAACCCAACTCAACACTAATCGCAACCAAACGGGTCTCATTGGCAAATAACACCAACATACCAAGGAGTCATAACCATCACTATGAATAAATGCTAGACTGGCAATAATTAATGGTACAAAAAATGACAAGGAATATACATAATAACGGAATTTATATAATCCACCTTCAACCCGATTAGAGTTTTTCACTTTTGTATTGAATGAAGGtttgaaaattaataaatagGTATGGAAAGCAAATGCAAAAATGGCAATATCTGCTCCTTCgattgctgttgctgtgAAAAATCCCACAACTTGACAAAAATTATGATTATAGTAAGCACTTGAATGAGTCAATATTCTTGTAggatataataataaaatacaTGCTTTTAACAAGtcaaaaaataacaaaaagaaaatcaattgatgtCGGAAAACTATTCGTTTTGGATCTATggcaaataaaaaatacaTGGCTATTAGAACTGCTGCAATAGATCCacatgatgatgatattgctACTATTCGTTGAACTCGTGCTTGATGGTCAGTGAATTCGCCTAGTTGGTTGGCCATATGGTCTCTGGTGaaattttctcttttgaaaattgtGGGTAGTATTATGTCGTTGAACATAGTTGAAAGTATCGATGCTGTGGTTGAATCATTTGTATCCTTAATTATGGTCGTCACTGTCTCAGTGGCTGCCGATACTGATGTAGCTATGGTTGTTATAGTTGTCGGTATGATGGTAGGTGTTGAAGTAGGGATGAATGCTGTAGTTATCAGGGTTGCTATTGATATTAGGTCCGGCATCACAAACAGTtggttattattgatattctTTTGGACAATAGAACTGCAAGGACAGGCTTTTGGTCACTTACTAATATCTAATAGATGTGCAAACTTGAATGCTTGATATGTTAGGGGAttcctttcctttttccgttttatttttttttgaaaggAAAATAGGgtgtttttctttgaatatatatatatatataaatatgaatatgattgagtatttaatataatattctttttttaggttttgcttttttttttttcttttaaagttttttggatggaaattaattttatataGTTACAGTTCTAATTAATAagattaaaagaaaatttactACTATTGTCCTAATTGTACTCTATTctattcaatcaatttgggggtaaatgaaatgaaatgcgtacattattactattactattgttgtaattctttttttttttttatctatCGCGgcattttgtaattctcttttttttcttgctCGCCTCATCAATCATCCAtctaaatttaaaattcattttgtaTTGGTCTCTCTCTCTCGTTCcttcctttcctttccttcGTCCacttcctcctcctcctcccccccttttttttttctttgttgtgTGTTCTCCCCTTCCACAAACACTGTTGTACCGACTCGTTTGCGTGgcttttttcttttttctttaatgtGTTAGCATATATTTAATTCTATTTTGACTTAGTGTCCACACCCAACACCAATACTCTACAACTCTTCATGTAGGGCTgtttaaaattattcatattgttattataaattagcTTTGATTCTTAGTATCTTTTAGGATTGGTTGGTTTGAAGaattttcttcttatttTTGTCCAGGTTTAAAATTCGCGCGGGCTTGGCTGGTGGATATTGTAAGTTTTTGTGTTGCTAATGTCGGCCATGACCGCTGCTGCTGCCAGTACCACCATCAGTGCCCCCTACTTTTCTCGCCTGTAAATCATTTTCGTAACTGTATACTTTTTTAAAagcttttctttctttgtgtgtgttttttttcttcttctgattCCAATTTGGTGTTCTTtagttattgttattgtgaCAGACGCCTTAATGTCGATGTCTCGGATACGATACGGTTCATCTAAGTCCTACTTGTGCTTATTGGTTTGATACACCTGTTCAATCGTTCCCCGCTTTAACTAGAAACACCAAAAGCAGTTGGTTTAATCCAATTCAAAGATCCAATAATGGTGTGTATAGGCGAGCAACTTGTTTAATTTCGTCTAATTAAACCAGTTCTAAACTCCCCAAAAACGTTGTAAAAACTTGAGCAGGTCATTCAGTTACTAGATGTCATTACTATTACTCTGTCAGTTTTCAAGTTTACCTCGGCATATTAAATAAGACAAACaacttttgattt
Encoded proteins:
- a CDS encoding catabolite repression protein, putative (Similar to S. cerevisiae CAT5), coding for MLSRSTISSVRQLSSTSALLNKPTKPKSKSPKKKLQKEVTYGPLSDAQKAYLDRVIRVDQAGELGANYIYMGQYTVLASKYPHLKPVLHHMWEQEIHHHNTFNELQTKRRVRPSLLTPLWKLGAIGMGMGTALIGKEAAMACTVAVETVIGGHYNQQLRVLSNQYGVPIYDKKSGVLLNPDEVEKPAQTSEELTELKNQISEFRDDELEHLNTALDHDAEKAVPYMLITEGIKLICRGAIWTAERI
- a CDS encoding kinetochore protein, putative (Similar to S. cerevisiae NUF2;~In S. cerevisiae: component of the evolutionarily conserved kinetochore-associated Ndc80 complex; involved in chromosome segregation, spindle checkpoint activity and kinetochore clustering) encodes the protein MKYRKDLFPLLDTREITACLLECEFNVTQELIVKPTADFVTNLFEQFLDTFMGIPLGTIRKKASKMSWINPLESDQANGKSQQSTEDHNDTPDNDKTKDTFSALQLLTLHRYLAIFFSTCGINDFVLTDIARPDGYRIRRILSAVINFIRFREDQSPKFDHLANECEATADKVSEVQAENTATMQKINAIKEKLEIDSESDESNRKNLQYINSYNRKLENKLRELKVMQESLTKEHDDYKQEKALLAKKLYDINFLYNETQEQVANLTKYAETDLSILVKITEDLSNDLTSMQTNYKNLEKNYQNMGITIDSIQVNEINLKDLLKLAEDITRNVEKRQIEAKILKDNQDNLDELTRKQMELEGQILIVQNQLNKSNKKYQDLIVQAEKKESAVKLKLEETKREFNDILSEKEKHNEEHKRIMDQIVKIQQETTAIQDAFVKESKEVEIKLINLMSIIKRYMSDLRNNI
- a CDS encoding azole resistance protein, putative (Similar to S. cerevisiae AZR1;~In S. cerevisiae: involved in resistance to azole drugs such as ketoconazole and fluconazole), encoding MGQRMLCSSSSHTTKLWKTPEQTASLSHDQDEITSPETNTYSPDFSSYADNGITNRHVDKEICSYPPFENQTLSESNHEEANSQQYIEADAGDGTKAHEQYLTGFPLFLTISSCIISLFLVALDQTIVSTILTTVGNKFNAFEKIGWLTSGFMLPMACLVPSYGNISIAFGRKWTLVAGIIIFEIGSLISGISNSMSLLIGGRVIQGIGGGSIQAIVMVILTEVVPMNRRSLVFASISVVYSTSSVLGPIIGGALEKITWRWCFYINLPLGGAALAILMFGFHPPRPQGNIREKLSKIDFIGFVLLTSGLVLVLLALTFGGTNYSWNSGSIIALFTVGGGMLLLFIVWNFRYSANPIILTALIVDWRVLSACLSGMFNFAFFISNLTYLAVYFQVIFNAGSLQSGIDLLPMVISVTLASLANSFFIDFTKNVKITMLASGVLSPLGCGLFLLLNEDSSIGIRIGLLIISGISIGLQFQSSLLSAQLAVSKDIPGATILVTVFSDFVKNFASTISVTLAQLIYQTTGQKYVSEMMTNLSEDSQDYKDLNKYTTAKFISNPEVVQELPNSAKSLVLRQLMKALKNVFYLGLGLAILCFITSLFTTNKRIPKNVEIKKNEDQESNKNEPN
- the GPR1 gene encoding plasma membrane G-protein coupled receptor (GPCR), putative (regulates morphogenesis and hypha formation in Candida albicans) — its product is MPDLISIATSITTAFIPTSTPTIIPTTITTIATSVSAATETVTTIIKDTNDSTTASILSTMFNDIILPTIFKRENFTRDHMANQLGEFTDHQARVQRIVAISSSCGSIAAVLIAMYFLFAIDPKRIVFRHQLIFFLLFFDLLKACILLLYPTRILTHSSAYYNHNFCQVVGFFTATAIEGADIAIFAFAFHTYLLIFKPSFNTKVKNSNRVEGGLYKFRYYVYSLSFFVPLIIASLAFIHSDGYDSLVCWCYLPMRPVWLRLVLSWVPRYCIVVGIFAIYGLIYFRVISEFKTLGGVFKNAAGNGGAGNHHLASNSNPTFFSSLKYFFMSMKDQWFPSMPSDTLAPISSRHSHSHNGTGEITSPRQNGIGEITNDNDNDDDDNDDDSEELAEALEDESVDYQDIELNKQNSRNSYRQHNSDIQQANLENFRRRQRIIQKQMKSIFIYPFAYCLVWLFPFILQATQFNYEEDHHAVYWLNVLGAFSQPLNGFVDTLVFFYRERPWRNTAMKNFEKENRQRVDNIIVNNLEQRKYSEGAESAQSVATASKRIAKNSLSASSGLVNINIYKPWRQFMNKYRFPFYQLPTEKNIAKSQDRYIKHKLMDSRKLDKLVQEVTRDRQDLSFPSNIAEKYGDGSGGNHGGSTLSNTNDSSPMSMGAGINWTEPTNAHDFSNILHSGSGSPNVFSWDTKDVPGFKPNFGRFSFGTRTSNLSSRKSSTVIGLQGTGRNVRQPSNDSFNDPVRSLGGRRNSSFAMGANTILNKPYEIVSSPTSSTVTPIDRERSNDIDELPTVGSNSDKADDDGELDLMEFLKKGPPM